The Diceros bicornis minor isolate mBicDic1 chromosome 1, mDicBic1.mat.cur, whole genome shotgun sequence sequence TGACTGCTCCTAGGCCTTCTCCTCCCAGACACTGACCTGCAGACCTCGTCCTGGATCCCACCTGAGTGGCCCCCACCCACAGTTGCTCTGACATGGCTGTGGGTGAGATTCCTCTGAACAAAGGTCCCTGCAAAAGCCAGCACGGCCTCCCCTCCCAGCGGCCCTGCCGAGCCCTGGCGAGCCACCTCTTCCAGCAGCACTGGACAGCCATGGGGTCAGCCTGCACCTCTCCTGCCCCATGTCTGTGTTGGGGTCCTCCCTGCGCCCCAAGGGTCCTGGACAGGTCACCAGCTGAAGTTCCTGCTCCATGCTTGCAGGCTCCATACACACAAATGTGTGCCAGGCAGGGGGACAAGACAGGGAGGGGGCTCGGAGCCCCAGGGCAGAAACTACTCCAAATCAGGTTTTCCTCTTACAATATTGTGTGTACAGAGAAGTTGTGGAGATCTGGGAGATCTGGGCCCCCATGCACCCCCACGCCCCGGTCCCTGTGGCTCGCTGCTCCCAGCGCACCGGTATTGAAGCAGTCAGTCCCCAGAGCCCACACTTCACTCAGTTCCCTCGCTCTTCCCGTGTCCTTCGGTCCCAGGGTCCCCTCCAGGTACCGCGGGGTACGTCTCCTTGATGACTCTTGGCCGTGGCGTCTCTCAGACTTCCCTTGTCTGTTGCCCTTGGCAGTCTTGATGGTCGGGTATTTTGTAGGAACCCCTCCTGGACCACATCTCCTGTTGTCCTTCTATTGCTGGGGCGAGGGTTTGGGAGGAAGGCTGTTCTCCTCACGTCCCCACTTGGCTCCCCTGGGGCGGGGATGTTCTActctccctgcctcctgctgcaCTCGGAGCCGCTGCCCCTGAGGAGTGGGTGTCACACTCCCCTGCTCGAGGGTGCAGTGGCTGAAGAAATCATTCAGAATTTCCTTCTCCCCCATTTAGGTCCGTATTCAGTTGCTTATATCAGCGTGGACTCACATGTGTTTTATACCTTGGGTAACCTAACCtgcaatactactttatttactCAGTTGCCCATATCGATCCAGCTTCGGACACCGGGAGCTCCTTCCCTGGGCTCCCGTGTCTCTCCGACATGCCCGTCAGTGTGCGTGTGCGCGCGTGTGAGCATGTGTGCACACCGTGTGCTACCCCTTCCTGACTCTGGCACCGCAAGATGCTGCAGGCGCCGTTCTTGCCACCGGACCCACCGCTTCTCGAGAGCGGGACCAAGGTGTGCTCATTGTGTGGAGTGTCTTCCCGCTTAGGGCCTCTCACTGACAGCGGGGGAGACACACCCACGTGTGCACATGAATATGCTCATGTCTACACCGTTCTCTGGGAAACCATCTGTGTCCAGACTAAACTGCACTCAGGTTCAGACTCAGGGCTCCGACATTAACCCATGACCACGTGGGGCATTCTGgcccctcccctcagctgtctaTAACCCCCACGCCCTGAGAACCTAGGCCACCTCCCATCCCGAGGTGGCTCAGTAAGACTGCATGGACAGAGGGTAGCGGGTAGTGGGTATCGGACTGTGGGGGGAGCCTCTGACGCAGGTTGGAGGAGGCTCTGGCAGGGGTGGGCTCAGCCTGCGTGGGAGCAGAATGGGGTGCAGGTTACCTGCCACTGGGGCCAGGCAGCTTGGGATGTTACTCCAGACTCAGGGAGAGTCCCGTGGGGAGGCGGACTGATGGGCTCCCTAAGGTGCCTggagctgagggagggagggaggcagcagtGAAGGGGCCAGGCCCCGGAAAGGCAGGCCCATCGGGGTCCAGTCCAGGGTTTGCTGATGGCACCGAGGGGGTGCCGGCCAGACAGCCATCCCCAAGAGGCCCCGGTGCTGGAAGCTGCTTTGGAGGGAGGTTTTGGGGATCGGTCCTCGGCAGTTTGTGGTGCCTGCTACGTCCACGTGTTGGTGTCAGGAGCAGCACCGGCTAGAGGTGAGGATTGGTGGACCGCCACGCAGGGCTGGGGCTCTTCCAGGCCAGAGCTGGTCAGCGACAGCCCCCCGACCACAGAACAACCGTGCCCTGACTGCGTGCATGATGCAGGCCCTGCACACACGTGTACACAGTGTGCAGGCATGGGCCCCGGGGTCTGAAGAGCCAGAGCCTCTGCCCCCCCGAACCCCTAGGCCGCCTGAGCTTCTCCATGGCGCTGGAGAAGCAACAGAGGAGGCtcgctccctccccacccctaccACCCAGACCGACCCCCAGAGCTGACCACCTGGAGGGCCTGCTCTGACCCGCCCTCTCTTCTTCCCGCACATCTCATCTCTGGGGCTCTGATTGCACCTGGGTGGCCCTCCCAGGGCAAAGCCCCGTCCCTCATACCCCACGGCAGGGTCCACCCAGGGCCATGCTAAAGCTGGTCTTCAGAGCCCTCTGCGTGTCTCCTCGAGTTGGTCAAGGGCGTGTGGGAGCATTTACACCACAGGAATTGGCACACACCACAACCAGGACCACCTCCACGGCACCCGAGCCAGTTGTTAAACCTGACTGCAGACCACCCTCAGCTCCACTGGCACCTGAGATGACGACTCCCCCATTTCTCCACTGCCTCCgtctggggagggagagaagggggccGCTCTGCCATCGTTTTTCGGGGTTCTTTGTAGCGGGACCGTGGGCCTCATTGGCCTGTGATGGGGGGTGTCAAGGTCCTGGAAGAAAGTTGGGGTTAGACCCGAGGAAGGACAGCCAGCCCCGGCTGTAAGGGAGTCAGAGCCACTCCTGAGAGGACGTCAGGCCCCTTCATGTGTCCGTGCCTGAGGGAGAGGGATGGAGAAGGCAGCGCTGGAGGGCTAGGTGTGCAGCAGTCTGTGCACCTGTGAGTGTGCACGTGTACACCTGCACGCACGTGTGTACTTGACTGCACGTGTggtgactgtgtgtgtgcatggtgtGTTTATAAGTGTGTGCGCCTatgagtgtgcatgtgtctgtgagtgtgtttATACACCTGCATGTGTGTGTCTaggtgtttgcatgtgtgtggtgactgtGTGCATGGGTGTGTTTATAAGTGTGTGTGCCTGAGTGTGCACGTGTGTCTGTAAGCGCATGTGTACACCTGCATGCGTGTGTCTAGGTGAACATGTGGGTGTGCATCTGTGAGTGTTTGCACGTGTGTGGCTCTGAGGGGGCGCTGCACACAGATGTGAGGAAGTGGGGTCACTTCCCCAGGAACCCCGGCTACCCCCTCTTCCTGCCCCCCCAGGGGAGAGGCCCAAGCTGCATAAAGAGGGCCTGGAGCCCGCCTGTCTCTGCTGCTCCATCCCACACCTGCCAAGGCTGCCTCccaggcctgttccaggagggaGGGGGCTAGACGCATCGGGCACTCAGGGGTCTCCTGCCCCAAACTACCCAGGAGCAGGTACCGGCCTTGGccgtggaggagggggagggtgggTGATGGAAGgctgcagcctcctccctggagacgcAGGGGGATGAGGGGGCACATGGCGCTGCCTGCAGAGCCCCTTCTCCTGGGCAAAGGCCCATCCGGGACTCAGCTGGTCTGGTCATGGTGAGTGGTGCCGTGGCTGTCCCTGAGTGTCCCAGGTGCCTTACAGTGTCTATGTGCCTCGCtggacacagtcctgccctggacAGACACGCAGCTTCACCCTGCCCCCCAGCCGGACATCTTGGCTGGCTGCAGAGGACAGGAGGGTACccggaggagaaggaggagctgcTCGGTGCGGTGGGGCAGAAGCCCCTCGTGCAGCTAGACCTGGGAGGGGGCGAAGCAGTGTAGCGGTCCCTTGTGGAGGCGGAGGGACCAGAGCCCCTGTGTAGAGTGTGGAGGAAAGGGGGGAGGGCGCAGTGCTGGTGAGCCTGGGGCTGGCGGGGCCGTAGGGTCTGCGGGAGTGGGGGTTGATGGGGCACTGGAATGGCTGAGGAGCTGGGGGACGGGGAGGGCTTGTGGGGCTGGGCAGGTTGGGGGCCCCTGGGATGCTGGCAACTGAATTCCATGGGATCCTTTCCAGTGACCTGGGCGCTGAGGCTTCGCAGCCTCCAGACTCTGAGTGAGGCTGACCTCGGTTTCCTTGTCTGCCCCACGAGGATGGCTCACGGAGTCGATTCCCTGTGGTTCTCAGGGGGTGGGGTCCCCGCAGCGGGGGAAGGGGAGTGGCTTTCCTGGGCGTCcgggagagggcaggggaggcCGGGTCCGCTCCAGGCCGCGGGGTCTGGGTCAGGTCTGGGGGCGGGGCAGCCTGTCGTTCCTCCAAGCGGGGTCTGTCTTCTGCCGGAGAGCCCTCGGCCTCTCCCTGTAACCACCCCACCGGCAGGGTCCGGACCCGGGTGGGGCGCTCTCTTGGAGGCGGCGAGCTCCCCGCGGGGCCCTCTCCCGCCCCGGTTGAGCTCCTCGTGGCCCTGCAGGTCCCGCCCCCCGCCCCTATGACCAACATGAGCTGGAGCTTCCTGACGCGGCTGCTGGAGGAGATCCACAACCACTCCACGTTCGTGGGCAAGGTGTGGCTCACGGTGCTGGTGGTCTTCCGAATCGTGCTCACGGCCGTGGGCGGCGAGTCCATCTACTCGGACGAGCAGACCAAGTTCACGTGCAACACGCGGCAGCCGGGCTGCGACAACGTGTGCTACGACGCCTTCGCGCCCCTGTCCCACGTGCGCTTCTGGGTCTTCCAGATCGTGGTCATCTCCACGCCCTCCGTCATGTACCTGGGCTACGCCGTGCACCGCCTGGCCCGCGCCTCGCAGCTTGAGCGCCGCAGCGCCCCTCGCCGCCGCACGCCCCAGCCGCCACCCCCGCCACCCCACCCCGGCTGGCCCGAGCCCGCCGGCCTGGCCGAGGAGGATCCCATGCTGGGCCTGGGCGAGGAGGACGAGGAGCCGGGGGCGGCCGAGGGCCTGGGCGACGAGGACCAGGCGGAAGACGTGGGCGCGGCCAAGGGCGCGGGCGGGGACGCCAAGGGCGCGGGGGCCCCGGGCCCGGCCGGGCAGCACGACGGGCGGCGGCGCATCCAGCGCGAGGGCCTGATGCGCGTGTACGTGGCCCAGCTGGTGGCGCGCGCCGCCTTCGAGGTGGCCTTCCTGGTGGGCCAGTACCTGTTGTACGGCTTCGAGGTGCGGCCTTTCTTCCGATGCAGCCGGCAGCCCTGCCCGCACGTGGTCGACTGCTTCGTGTCGCGGCCCACCGAGAAGACGGTCTTCCTGCTGGTCATGTACGTGGTCAGCTGCCTCTGCCTGCTGCTCAACCTCTGCGAGATGGCGCACCTGGGCCTGGGCAGCGCGCAGGACGCGGTGCGCGCCCGCCGCCCGCCACCCGCCGCCTCCGGCCTCGCGCCGCGTCCGCCGCCCTGCGCGCTGCCCGCCGCGCCCGGCCTGGCCTGCCCGCCGGACTACAGCCTGGTGGTGCGCGCGGCCGAGCGCGCGCGCGCCCACGACCAGGACCTGGCCAGCCTGGCGCTGCAGGCGCTGCGGGACGGGCGCGCGCTCGGGGACCGCGACAGCCCGCCATGCCCCGGCCTCTCCGCGGCCGCCCGGGGGCCCCCGAGGGGCGGCGGCCCCGCCTCCGGGTCGGGTAGTGCCACGTCGGGGGGCACGGGCGGGGGCCAGGGCCGGTCGGGCGCCAAGCCCAGGGCAGTCTCCGAGAAGGGCAGTGCCAGCAGCAGGGAGGGGAGGCCCACCGTGTGGATCTGAGGCCCCGTCCCCGCTGCTCTCGTCCTCCCTCCAAGCCAGGGCTCCGGGTAGGGTCCCTTGGGGAAGGCTGGAGGCTGGACGCGCTGGGCGCAGAGCACaacctgccctcctccccttcgGGAGGGAAGGCCACCCCTGCTCTGCATCACTGCTCCCCTGCTCACACCCCAGCCCAAGCCCTCTCTGCCAGCGCATGATGGGGAGGAGGGGCCTGGGAAGCACGAAGGGTCTCTAGCTCTGATTCGTAACCCGAGGGGTGGGCGGGACTGTGGCTGGGGCACTGCCCACCCCCCTTCCCTCGAGCCTCGCTGGGGCCCCTGCCGCCGCCTCAGAACAAGGCGTCTGGCCAGGTGGGCCTCCACGCCCGTCCCTTGCTCTTCGGCAGCAGCCCCTGTGTGATGCCCAGGGGCATCTGGCTCGGGCATTGGGAAGTTCCGTGCTTGTCCCCACCCCCTGCAGCAGCAAATGGGGCttctccccagcactcaccccCGCCCGCAGTCTGGTTACTGCGGAGCTGGAGGCGGTCCCAGGTCTTCCTCCTACAGAAGAAAAACGAAGCCGGGGAGGCGGAGCCCCATGTGCCCAGCCCCGGTTTGCCCTCCTCCCGCCTCGCTCCCCTGGGCCCAGAGCCGAGCTGCCTCGTCCTCCTCCGTTCCCTGCCCAGACAGAGCTGGGGCGAGGCGCTGGAGGGCCTGAGGTGGACGGGACCACGCCCTCTCAAGCGTCCGCGCGGCCTGGGGCAGCCCCTTCCTCGGGGACACACTTGAAGTTCCACCGAGACGTCGGCCGCCTTGCGGGATATGGTCAGGGTCTGCGGCCCTGcggtgctgggggaaggggctcCGTGGCTGCCACCCAAGGCctctctgccctccaggcccCTCCCTAATTCAGACACAGCCTCCaaagcaaagtaaaataaaactaacTTGTTTACAAccgtgtgcgcgcgcgtgtgccTACgtttgtatgtgtgcatgtggtgtgtgtgcatgcatgtgtgtgcatgcacatgtgtgttcGTGTGGTGTGTATGCACACGTGTATGTGTGTCCATCACTGGCCTCCGAGGACACACGGCTCAGCTTTGGGCTGGCGGGGAGAGCAAGGCTGCAGCCCCTGCAGCTCCTCAGACACACGGGTGCAGCTCAGTGCCAGGCAGTAGGTGGGAGgggcaggcctggcacacagatgGTGAGAACAAAGAACACAGCCAGGCTCACacgcagagcccaagctcagccTCTAGCTCAGAGGATGGAGGGGCAGTGCAGTCTCAGGCCCTGGCATTATCTGGACGCTGGCCAGAGCCTGCAGCGTGAGAGACAGAGGTGGGCGTGGGCAGGAGATCAGCTGCTGTCAGAAAGGAGCCATGTCCGTCTAGACTTGGACTTCAATGACCCCAGCTGTGTCCCAGCCTCCCTCAGGCCCAGGGCAGGCCCTGACCACCTCTCCCGGCCTGTAGAC is a genomic window containing:
- the GJC2 gene encoding gap junction gamma-2 protein produces the protein MTNMSWSFLTRLLEEIHNHSTFVGKVWLTVLVVFRIVLTAVGGESIYSDEQTKFTCNTRQPGCDNVCYDAFAPLSHVRFWVFQIVVISTPSVMYLGYAVHRLARASQLERRSAPRRRTPQPPPPPPHPGWPEPAGLAEEDPMLGLGEEDEEPGAAEGLGDEDQAEDVGAAKGAGGDAKGAGAPGPAGQHDGRRRIQREGLMRVYVAQLVARAAFEVAFLVGQYLLYGFEVRPFFRCSRQPCPHVVDCFVSRPTEKTVFLLVMYVVSCLCLLLNLCEMAHLGLGSAQDAVRARRPPPAASGLAPRPPPCALPAAPGLACPPDYSLVVRAAERARAHDQDLASLALQALRDGRALGDRDSPPCPGLSAAARGPPRGGGPASGSGSATSGGTGGGQGRSGAKPRAVSEKGSASSREGRPTVWI